The genomic segment GCCCTTGGCGCGATTGCGGGCGCGCATGCGCAGAGCAAGGACACCCGTACCGTGCTGCCGGTGTGGAACAAGGGCAGCGGCAAGGTCGAGGCCCTGCTGTATCTGGAACCCACCGGCGAACAGGCGGCCGGCGCCCGCTGGCACTTCGGCCGCAACTCGCTGGATGCGGCCTTCGGCCTGTCCTCCGGCGATTCGCTGGGCCTGCTCTGCAACAGCAGCAGTGGAACCAGCATCAGCGGCCTGGCCAGTCACTGCATGCTGGCCAGCCTCGGCGACGATGACGACCTCAACAGCCGCCGCTTCACCGGCACCGCCGCACTGAACCGTGGCAACAGCCGCCTGGGCATCACCGCCGGTACCGGCCGTGAAACCCTGCCGGCCTGGCTGTCAGGCCCGAACAAGACCCCTTCGCTGCGCGCCGAGCAGAACGACCTGACCGTGTTCGCGCAGAAGAACATCGGCCGCGAGGGCTTCGTCTCCATCGCCGGCACCTATGCCAAGGCCCGCCTGGTACCGCTGGCTGATGCCTCACCGGCCATCGTCGATCGCTGGGACAGCAAGAGCCTGAGCATCGGCGCCGGCTACGGCAACTTCACCGGCAGCATCATCGGGCGTGTCGTCGACGTGCCGGGCAAGCCTGGCAAGTGGGAAGGCCTGGGAATCGGGCTGACCTGGCGTACCCCCTGGTCCGGCCAGCTCACTGTGGGCGCCGAGAACGTGATCAGCCGCGGCAAGAATCCGTTCTCGCCGCGCAATGAAAGCAATGACGACGGCACCGTGCCGTACGTCCGCTACGAGCAGGACCTCTGACCGGACATCACCGGCGGGCTCACAATTCGGGGTTGAATGGGAACGGGTGCCGCAGGGCGCCCGTTCTTTTTTTGCGCCGCAGCAATGCTGAATGGACGATGGACAGACAGAATTCTTTCGCCTGCGCGCTGCAACAACCGAAATATTTTCTTTCACATGAAACTAACGAAGTACTGGCGAGCTGGGCAAGAACGACCTCAAGTCATTGAATTCAATGACGTCAACGGCCTACCCCTATCGTATTCAGCCCTGCCACGGCCTGTATTAACACACCTTTAATTTTTGAGAACGCACCAGTACTATCGGCTCAGCCTCGCGTTTTTTGGAGCGCCTTTTCGCTCCGTACGCAGGCAATCACCCAGCCAAGATTTCTTGGAGAGAGAGAGCCAATGAACTTCAAGTCCAACAAGCTGCGCGACGCCGTCCTGGTCGCGCTCGTTGCCGGTGTGGCGTCCACTGCCACCGCCCAGGCTCAGGAAGCGACCAACCTGGACCGCATCTCGGTCACCGGTTCGCGCATCAAGAGCACCGACATCGAAACCTCGCAGCCGGTGCTCAGCCTGACCCGCGCCGACATCGAAAAGCAGGGCGTGACCTCGGTCGCCGACATCCTGCAGCGCGTCGCCGCCAACGGTGCCGCCCTGAACCGTACGTTCAACAACGGCGGTGACGGCTCGGCCGGCGTCAGCCTGCGCAACCTCGGTTCCGAGCGCACCCTGGTGCTGGTCAACGGCCGCCGCTGGACCACCGGCCTGGACGGCAGCGTCGACCTGAACACCATCCCGACCGCGATGATCGAGCGCATCGACATCCTGAAGGACGGCGCCTCGACCATCTACGGTTCGGACGCCATCGCCGGCGTGGTGAACATCATCACCAAGCAGAACTTCGATGGTGCTGAAGTCAACGCCTACAAGGGCCAGTACAGCGATGGCGACGGCGAGCGTGAAGCGTATGACTTCACCCTGGGCACCGTGACCGACCGCGCCTCGATCACCGTCGGCGCGTCCTACGTCAACGAAAAGTCCGTGATGGCCGGCGATCGCAAGATCTCCGCCGGTGGCCCGCCGTTCTTCAGTGGCCAGAGCGCAACCGGCATCCCGGGCAGCTATGTTCGCAACGGCAACCAGTACATCATCATCAATGGCGTTGAAACCCCGTTCGATGCGAACGTCCACGGTTACAACACCGCGCCGGACAACTACCTGCTGACCCCGAACGAGCGCACTTCGCTGTTCGTGCTGGGTTCGTACAACGTGACCGACAACATCACCTTCCGTACCGAGGCGATGTACAACGAGCGCAAGTCCGAGCAGCTGCTGGCCTCCATGCCGGTGACCGGCCAGCGCCTGAGCGCGGCTAGCATGTACAACCCGTATGGTGTCGAACTGACCGGCGTCAATCGTCGCTTCAATGAATCCGGCGGTCGTTCGTTCAACCAGAACGTCAAGAACTGGCACTTCTACGGTGGCTTCGAAGGCTTCTTCGAGTTCGCCGATCGCAACTTCGACTGGGACGTCGGCTACCGCTACGACAAGACCGACCAGAACGACCTGACCTACGGCCTGTTCAACAGGCAGCGTCTGGCCGAGGCCTATGGCCCGTCGGCTCTGCGCGATGGCAAGCCGGTCTGCTTGAATTCGGCGGGTGCCGTCATTGCCGGCTGCGTGCCGATCAATCCGCTGGGCGGCCTGGGTTCGATCTCGCAGGAAGCTCTGGACTACACCTCGTTCACCGCACACGACTCGGCGAGCCTGGTGTCGAAGGGCTACTACGCCAACATCTCCGGTGAGATCGTGCAGCTGCCGGCCGGTGCGCTGGGCTTCGCTGCCGGTTACGAGTACCGCAAGGAAACCGGTCAGTTCGATCCGGACGCCTTCATTGCTTCGGGCCTGAGCACCGGCAACGGTGCGGCGCCGACCAAGGGCGGCTACGATCTGAACGAGTTCTTCGTGGAACTGTCGATTCCGGTGCTGGCGGACCTGCCGGGCGCCAAGCTGCTGGACTTCAGCGTGGCATCGCGCTACTCCGACTACAGCAACTTCGGCAACACCACCAACAACAAGTTCGGCTTCCGCTGGAAGCCGATCGACGACCTGATGATCCGCGGTAACTACTCCGAGGGCTTCCGCGCGCCGAGCATCAACAACCTGTATCGCGGCGACACGGACTCCTTCGAGACCTACATCGATCCCTGCTCGTCCAACGCCGGCCTGCGTACCGGTGCGGTTGCCGCACAGTGTGCCGCACAGGGCGTCCCGGCCAACTTCATTCAGCCGGGCGCCGGTGCGGGCCGCAAGCAGACGGTTGTGCCGTTCACCTGGCAGGCCAATCCGAACCTGAAGCCGGAAACCTCGACCAGCAAGACGCTGGGCCTGGTGTGGAGCCCGAGCTTCGTCACCGGCCTGAACGTTACCCTGGACTGGTGGCAGATCAAGGTTGAAGACGCGATCACCCGCCCGGCGATCCAGGACATCATGAGCTACTGCTACGGCGGCACCCCGCAGCAGCAGGCAGCCTACTGCGGCCTGATCACGCGTGATCCGAACTACGGCACCGTCAACCAGCGCTACACCATCACCAACGTCAACATGCCGCTGCAGAACCTGGCATCGTACAAGGTGGAAGGTTGGGATCTGGGCCTGGCCTACCGCCTGCCGGAGACCTCGTTCGGCCAGTTCACCATCAGCTGGGACAGCACCTATCTGTCCAAGTGGGATACCAAGTCGACCCAGGATTCGCCGGTTGAAGGCCGTCAGGGCCGTTACCGCGACCAGGATCCGTACTGGCGCATCCGCTCCAACCTGTATGTGGATTGGAGCTACGGTGATTTCGGCGTCAACTGGGGCCTGCGCTACAAGTCCGGCATGCGCGAAGAATGCCCGTTCAGCCCGACCCAGGACCCGGATACCTTCCCGTACTGCTCCGACGGTGCGAAGGGCGAGAACCACATCGCGTCGACCACCTACCACGACATCCAGGTTCGCTACAACACCCCGTGGAAGGGCACCATCATGCTGGGTCTGAACAACGCGTTCGACAAGGATCCGCCGGTGTCCTACTCGGTCCGCGCCAACATGTTCGACCCGCAGTACGACCTGCCGGGCCGCTACATGTACATGCAGTACAAGCAGAAGTTCTGATCGATCCACTGATCAGCTGATGCAGCAACGGCCCCGCAAGGGGCCGTTGTTCTTTGTGCCGCCGGCAATATGTGGATGGCACGCAAGAAAAAAGCCGCGGCGGTGCCGCGGCTTTCTCGTGACCAGGACGGCGATCTTCAACCGTTCGGAATCAGCGTCTCGATGAGGTGCTCGACATAGGCCTCGAAATCCTCGCGGGCCTGCTTGGGCTGCTGCAGCTGCAGCGACAGCTGCAGGAAGCCGACATACGCGGCATACGCCAGGCGCGCGCGATGCCGCGCATCGGTGGAGCTGAGCCCGGCCTGGCGGAACGAGGCAATCAGGTAGTCCAGGCGACGCTGCGACACGCGGTCGATCACCGGGCGCACCATCGGATGATCCAGCGCCTTCAGCAGTTCGCTGTAGATGATGTGCGGCTGCACTTCGTGCGCGACCATCTGGAACAGCTGGCGCAGGCGTACGCGCGGATCGGGCACATCCTCGAGGCTGCCGAACACCTGTTCCTGTTCGAACAGTTCCCAGCGTTCCAGCGCCGCCTGCAGCAGGGCATCGCGCGAGGGGAAATGCCAGTAGAAACTGCCCTTGGTCACACCCAGGCGCCGTGCCAACGGTTCCACCGCGACGGCACCTACACCTTGTTCAGCAATCAGGTCGAGGGCCGCCTGGGCCCAGTCTTCGGCACTCAGGCGGCTGTTGCGGCCGGCGCGCGGTTCGCCGGCGGAAGCGTCAGGTTGATTCATGGGCTGATTTAACCATACGCCGGGGTTCGTTGCAGTACGCCGTTGCGGTGGAAACCGTTACGGGCCCTGCCGGCCCCCCTGCCGCAGTGCACCATACCATGCAGTATTGACTTCCCCCTCAAGCAATCCATACTATCCGGTATGGTTACGTCCCCTACTCCCGCTGCGTTCCATGACCTGCGCCTGGACGCTGCCCATGGCGCGCGTTTGGCAGCGACCGCCAGTGACCACGGCCGTCGCGGCCGGGTGCTGTTCGCGCATGGCTTCGGCCAGACCCGCCACGCCTGGAATGCCACTGCGCGCGCGCTGAACGCGGCCGGCCTGCAGACCCTGGCCTACGATGCCCGCGGCCATGGCGATTCGGACTGGAATGCCGCCGACCTGCCGTATCACGGCGAACAGTTCGCCGATGACCTGATCGTCCTGGCCGGCGAGCAACCGCGCCCGCCGGTGCTGGTTGCCGCGTCGATGGGCGGCCTGTTCGGGCTGCTGGCCGAATCGCGCTGGCCCGGCCTGTTCTCGGCAATGGTGCTGGTCGACATCACCCCGCGCTGGGACACCGCTGGTGTCGAACGCATCCTTGCGTTCATGACCGCCCATCCCGATGGCTTCGCGTCGCTGACCGAGGCCGCCGACGTGATCTCGGCCTACATGCCGCACCGGCCACGCAAGTCCGAGCAGTCGCTGCGTGCACTGCTGCGCGAGGACGGCCACGGCCGCTGGCGCTGGCATTGGGATCCGCGCCTGGTGGCCGAGCTGGCCCGCGACAGCGAGCAGCATCAGGATGCGCTGGCCGAAGCCGCACGCCAGGTGAAATGCCCGCTGCTGCTGGTCAGCGGCGGCCGCAGTGACCTGGTCACGCCGCAGACCGTGGCCGAATTCCTGGCGCTGGCGCCGCACGCGCGCCATGTACAGCTGCCGCAGGCCACGCATATGGTCGCCGGCGATGACAACGACGCCTTTACCGCTACTGTGTTGGACTATCTGGACGTGTTGCCCGCAGCGGATGCTGCAGCTTCGTCCGCCACAAACGAGCACGTCACCGGAGCACGCTCATGAGCATCGTTCTTCCCTTCCTCGCCCTGCTGCTGGCAGGCGCGTTCGTCGCCTACCACCGCATGCGGCTGGTTACCTGGACGCTGATCAGCGTGGCCCTGCTGGCCGCCTGCTGGTTCATTCCCTACGTCAACCAGACCGCCACGATCGTCGCGGCCGCGGTGCTGGCGGTGATCGCCGTGCCGCTGCTGCTGCCGTTCATCCGCAAGCCGCTGCTGACCGCCCCGATGATGAAGGTGTTCCGCAAGGTGCTGCCGCCGCTGTCGCAGACCGAGCGCATCGCGCTGGAAACCGGCTCGGTCGGTTTCGAAGGCGAGCTGTTCACCGGTGATCCGGACTGGAACATCCTGCTGAACTACCCCAAGCCGCAGCTGACCGCCGAAGAGCAGGCCTTCCTCGATGGCCCGGTCGAAGAGCTGTGCACCATGGTCAACGACTGGGAAATCACCCACGTCCATGCCGACCTGCCGCCGGAACTGTGGGCCTTCATCAAGAAGAACAAGTTCTTCGGCATGATCATTCCGAAGGAATACGGCGGCCTGGGCTTCTCCGCGCTGGCCCACCACAAGGTGATCCAGAAGCTGGCCTCGGTGTCCTCGGTGGTCAGCTCCACCGTTGGCGTGCCGAATTCGCTGGGCCCGGGTGAACTGCTGGTGCATTACGGCACCCAGGAACAGAAGGACCAGTACCTGCCGCGCCTGGCCGATGGCCGCGAGGTTCCGTGCTTCGGCCTGACCGGTCCGTTCGCCGGTTCCGACGCCACCTCGATTCCCGATTACGGCATCGTCTGCAAGGGCGAGTGGAACGGCGAGCAGGTTCTCGGCGTGCGCCTGACCTTCGACAAGCGATACATCACCCTGGCCCCGGTCGCGAGCCTGATCGGCATGGCCTTCCGCATGTACGACCCGGATGGCCTGATCGGCGACACCCGCGACATCGGCATCACCCTGGGCCTGCTGCCGCGCGACACCGCCGGCGTGGAAATCGGCCGTCGCCACTTCCCGCTCAACTCGACCTTCCAGAACGGTCCGATCAAGGGCAAGGATGTGTTCATCCCGCTGACCCAGCTGATCGGTGGCGCCGCGATGGCCGGCAAGGGCTGGAACATGCTCAACGAGTGCCTGGCCGTGGGCCGTTCGATCACCCTGCCGTCCACCGCCAGCGGCGGCGCCAAGGCCGGTGCCGCCGTGACCGGCGCCTATGCCCGCATCCGCAAGCAGTTCGGCCTGTCGGTCGGCCGCTTCGAGGGCGTTGAAGAGGCGCTGGCCCGCATCGGCGGCAAGGCGTACAAGATCAGCGCGCTGTCGCAGGCTACCGCTGCGGCGGTTGATCGTGGCGACGTGCCGTCGGTGCCGTCGGCGATCGCCAAGTACCACTGCACCACCATGAGCCGCGAAGTGATCTCGGACATGATGGACGTGATCGGCGGCAAGGGCATCATCCTGGGGCCGCGCAACTTCGCCGGCCGCAGCTGGCAGGCCGCGCCGATCGCGATCACCGTGGAAGGTGCCAACATCATGACCCGCAGCCTGCTGATCTTCGGCCAGGGTGCGATCCTCTGCCACCCGTGGGTGCTGAAGGAAATGAAGGCGGCGCAGGATCCGGACACCCGTGCCGGCCTGCAGGAGTTCGACCGCAGCCTGTTCGGCCACATCCGTTTCGGCATCTCCAATGCCGTGCGTTCGTTCTGGTTTGGCCTGACCGGCGCGCGCTTCGGTGCCGCCCCGGGCGACGCCTACACGCGCCGCTACTTCCGCAAGCTGGACCGTTACTCGGCCAACCTGGCGCTGATGGCCGACATCTCGATGATGACGCTCGGCGGCAAGCTGAAGTTCAAGGAATCGCTGTCCGGCCGCCTGGGCGACGTGCTGAGCCATGTCTACATGACCAGCGCCATGCTCAAGCGCTACCACGACGAAGGCGCACCGCAGGCCGACCAGCCGCTGCTGGCCTGGGCCTTCCATGACAGTGTGCACAAGATCGAGGAATCGCTGTCGGCCGCCCTGCGCAACTTCCCGATCCGTCCGATCGGCTGGCTGATGTGGGCGCTGATCTTCCCGCTGGGCCGTCGTGCTGAAGCCCCGGGCGACCGCCTGAGCCGTCGCGTGGCCGCCCTGCTGATGGCGCCGAACGAAGCCCGCGACCGCCTGGCCAATGGCGTGTTCCTGACCCCGTGCGAGAACAACCCGGGTGGCCGCATCAACAGCTACCTGAGCAAGGCGATCATGGCCGAGCCGGTGGAGCGCAAGTTCCTGAAGGCGCTGAAGAGCAAGGGCATCGAGGCGCTGGACTTCAAGGCGCAGCTGGACGAAGCCGTGGCCGAAGGCGTGATCACCCAGGACGAGCGCAGCCTGCTGGAAGAGCTGCGCACGCTGACCCTGGACACGATCACCGTGGACGACTTCGACACCCACGAACTGCGCGCGGCCAGTTACTACGACCGCCAGCACAAGGACCCGCATTCGCAGGCGGCCTGACCGCCCGCGACACGCGTTGCCTTCGACGGCGGGCCTCGGCCCGCCGTCGCTTTATCCGCCGACCGGAATACCCACCATGTCCACGCCCCTGCTCTCGCTCTATCACCGCCTGCAGCGCTGGCCCGCCGGCAGCTGGCTGTTCTCGCGCGCGGTGTGCTTCAAGGCGCCCTACTTCGCCAGCATCGCGCCGCGCATCACCCGCCTGGAGCATGGCCGTTGCGAAGGCACGCTGGCCGACCGCCGCAGCGTGCGCAATCACATCGGCACGGTGCACGCGATTGCGATGTGCAACCTGGCCGAGCTGACCGCCGGGCTGATGGTGGATGCCTCGCTGCCGAAGGGCATGCGCTGGATTCCGAAGGGCATGCAGGTGCAGTACCTGGCCAAGGCACGTGGCACGCTGCAGGCGGTGGCGTTGCCGGCACAGCCGATCGTGGCGGCCGCTGAAGGCTACGCACTGCCGGTGACGGTGAGTGTGCGCGACCGTGCGGGCATCGAGGTGTTCAGCGCGGTGATCGACATGTGGATGTCGCCGGCGAAATAGGGTTCCCGCGAACGGCGCAGCCCCTCGTGGTTGGACGCTGAAAGCGGTTTATCGGTTGGGCCGGAGGGGTGAAGCCGGGCGGGGACGCCGTGAACCCATCCCTGGGGGCTTAGCCGCGCCATCCATGGCGCGGATACCCCGCCCGGCCCCACCCCTCCGGCCTCTGACAGATCTCTGCGGCGTCCAGCCACGGAAGAGAAAAAAGAAGAGCAAAAGCAAAAGCGGCCCACCGGCCGCTTTTTGCTATTGCTGTTGCTATTGCTGTTGCTGTTGCTGTTGATCTTCTTTTTTTCTCCGTGGGCTGGCCGCGCACGGAAACTGTCAGGGGTCGGGCGGGTGGGCTGGGCAGGGGTGTCCGCCGCATGGATGCGGCGGCCAAGCCCCCAGGGACGGGTTCACGGCGTCCCCTGCCCAGTCCACCCGCCCGACCAACCCCATAACAAGCTCTACGCGACCCACCCACGAGGGGCTGCGCCGTTGGCCGGAAACTCACACCACCGCGCGAACAACCAACGCCAGAATCGCCGGCACCGCCTGGATCATGAAAATGCGCCGGCTCACGCTGTACGCGCCATAGCACCCCGCCACCACCACGCAGGCCAGCGAGAACGTCACCAGCACCGGCTGATCGATCACCAGCCCCATCACGATCCCCGCCGCCAGGAAGCCGTTGTAGAGGCCCTGGTTGGCCGCCAGTACCCGCGTGGTCTCGGCCTTCTCCGGCGTATTGCGGAAAGTCTTCAGGCCCAGCGGGCGGGTCCACAGGAACATCTCCAGCACCAGGAAGTACAGGTGCAGCACCGCGACCAGCACGGTCAGCAACAGCGCGATCATCAACATCGTTCCTCTCCTCGAAAAAGCCGGACCGGTTCAGCGGTCGCGCGGCAGCTTCTTTTCTTCGCGCAGCACGCCGAACGCGGCCAGGGTCATGAAGCCGGCAACCAGTACGCCGCCGATGAACACCACATGCGAACCAAACAACGACAGTGCCTTGTGCACCCAGGTGAAGCTCAGGTCCGCACCGCGGTAGACCACCGTGTCGATCGCCGCGCCGGCCTTGTAGCGCCACTGGCGGTCCACGCGGGTGTAGATGGTTTCGCGCGCCGGCTTGGCCAGCGCGAATTCGCTGGCGCGCGTCATCACCTGCACCACCGCAACCATCAGTGGCATCGGCGAGGCAGCCAGCACCGAGAAGCCGATCAGGATCGCGAAGCCCGGGATCAGCAGCGCCGGCGCGATGCCATGGCGTGACAGCAGCCAGCGGGTCAGGCCCAGCTGCATCAACAGCGCCAGCGCGTTCACCGCCAGGTCGATGCGTGAGAAGAACGCGGTACTGGCCGCCGGGTCGGTGAAGGCCGCGCGCACGATGCTGGCCTGCTGGTTGTACAGCAGCGTACCCACGCCCACCCCGAACACCACCATGACCGCCAGCCAGCGCAACAGCGGCTCACGCACGATCAGCTTCAGGCCATCGAGCACGCTGCCGCCCATCGGCTGCTCGCCCGACACCAGCTGCTGCTCGCGTTCGCGCAGTACCGCCCAATGCCGCAACCGCCAGATGCACAGCAGGCACACCAGCAGGAAGCCGGCCGAGACCAGCATGAGGTTGGCGATACCCACGCGCATCACCAGCGCACTGGTGATGATGGGGCCGAGGAAGGCACCGACGGTGCCGGCGGCGCCGATGTAGCCGTAGTACGCGCGCGCCTGCACGTTGGAGAACACGTCGGCCATGAAGCTCCAGAACACCGCTACCGCGAACAGGTTGAACACCATGA from the Stenotrophomonas maltophilia genome contains:
- a CDS encoding TonB-dependent receptor plug domain-containing protein — translated: MNFKSNKLRDAVLVALVAGVASTATAQAQEATNLDRISVTGSRIKSTDIETSQPVLSLTRADIEKQGVTSVADILQRVAANGAALNRTFNNGGDGSAGVSLRNLGSERTLVLVNGRRWTTGLDGSVDLNTIPTAMIERIDILKDGASTIYGSDAIAGVVNIITKQNFDGAEVNAYKGQYSDGDGEREAYDFTLGTVTDRASITVGASYVNEKSVMAGDRKISAGGPPFFSGQSATGIPGSYVRNGNQYIIINGVETPFDANVHGYNTAPDNYLLTPNERTSLFVLGSYNVTDNITFRTEAMYNERKSEQLLASMPVTGQRLSAASMYNPYGVELTGVNRRFNESGGRSFNQNVKNWHFYGGFEGFFEFADRNFDWDVGYRYDKTDQNDLTYGLFNRQRLAEAYGPSALRDGKPVCLNSAGAVIAGCVPINPLGGLGSISQEALDYTSFTAHDSASLVSKGYYANISGEIVQLPAGALGFAAGYEYRKETGQFDPDAFIASGLSTGNGAAPTKGGYDLNEFFVELSIPVLADLPGAKLLDFSVASRYSDYSNFGNTTNNKFGFRWKPIDDLMIRGNYSEGFRAPSINNLYRGDTDSFETYIDPCSSNAGLRTGAVAAQCAAQGVPANFIQPGAGAGRKQTVVPFTWQANPNLKPETSTSKTLGLVWSPSFVTGLNVTLDWWQIKVEDAITRPAIQDIMSYCYGGTPQQQAAYCGLITRDPNYGTVNQRYTITNVNMPLQNLASYKVEGWDLGLAYRLPETSFGQFTISWDSTYLSKWDTKSTQDSPVEGRQGRYRDQDPYWRIRSNLYVDWSYGDFGVNWGLRYKSGMREECPFSPTQDPDTFPYCSDGAKGENHIASTTYHDIQVRYNTPWKGTIMLGLNNAFDKDPPVSYSVRANMFDPQYDLPGRYMYMQYKQKF
- a CDS encoding TetR/AcrR family transcriptional regulator produces the protein MNQPDASAGEPRAGRNSRLSAEDWAQAALDLIAEQGVGAVAVEPLARRLGVTKGSFYWHFPSRDALLQAALERWELFEQEQVFGSLEDVPDPRVRLRQLFQMVAHEVQPHIIYSELLKALDHPMVRPVIDRVSQRRLDYLIASFRQAGLSSTDARHRARLAYAAYVGFLQLSLQLQQPKQAREDFEAYVEHLIETLIPNG
- a CDS encoding alpha/beta fold hydrolase yields the protein MVTSPTPAAFHDLRLDAAHGARLAATASDHGRRGRVLFAHGFGQTRHAWNATARALNAAGLQTLAYDARGHGDSDWNAADLPYHGEQFADDLIVLAGEQPRPPVLVAASMGGLFGLLAESRWPGLFSAMVLVDITPRWDTAGVERILAFMTAHPDGFASLTEAADVISAYMPHRPRKSEQSLRALLREDGHGRWRWHWDPRLVAELARDSEQHQDALAEAARQVKCPLLLVSGGRSDLVTPQTVAEFLALAPHARHVQLPQATHMVAGDDNDAFTATVLDYLDVLPAADAAASSATNEHVTGARS
- a CDS encoding acyl-CoA dehydrogenase, producing MSIVLPFLALLLAGAFVAYHRMRLVTWTLISVALLAACWFIPYVNQTATIVAAAVLAVIAVPLLLPFIRKPLLTAPMMKVFRKVLPPLSQTERIALETGSVGFEGELFTGDPDWNILLNYPKPQLTAEEQAFLDGPVEELCTMVNDWEITHVHADLPPELWAFIKKNKFFGMIIPKEYGGLGFSALAHHKVIQKLASVSSVVSSTVGVPNSLGPGELLVHYGTQEQKDQYLPRLADGREVPCFGLTGPFAGSDATSIPDYGIVCKGEWNGEQVLGVRLTFDKRYITLAPVASLIGMAFRMYDPDGLIGDTRDIGITLGLLPRDTAGVEIGRRHFPLNSTFQNGPIKGKDVFIPLTQLIGGAAMAGKGWNMLNECLAVGRSITLPSTASGGAKAGAAVTGAYARIRKQFGLSVGRFEGVEEALARIGGKAYKISALSQATAAAVDRGDVPSVPSAIAKYHCTTMSREVISDMMDVIGGKGIILGPRNFAGRSWQAAPIAITVEGANIMTRSLLIFGQGAILCHPWVLKEMKAAQDPDTRAGLQEFDRSLFGHIRFGISNAVRSFWFGLTGARFGAAPGDAYTRRYFRKLDRYSANLALMADISMMTLGGKLKFKESLSGRLGDVLSHVYMTSAMLKRYHDEGAPQADQPLLAWAFHDSVHKIEESLSAALRNFPIRPIGWLMWALIFPLGRRAEAPGDRLSRRVAALLMAPNEARDRLANGVFLTPCENNPGGRINSYLSKAIMAEPVERKFLKALKSKGIEALDFKAQLDEAVAEGVITQDERSLLEELRTLTLDTITVDDFDTHELRAASYYDRQHKDPHSQAA
- a CDS encoding hotdog fold domain-containing protein; amino-acid sequence: MSTPLLSLYHRLQRWPAGSWLFSRAVCFKAPYFASIAPRITRLEHGRCEGTLADRRSVRNHIGTVHAIAMCNLAELTAGLMVDASLPKGMRWIPKGMQVQYLAKARGTLQAVALPAQPIVAAAEGYALPVTVSVRDRAGIEVFSAVIDMWMSPAK
- a CDS encoding DUF1304 domain-containing protein; protein product: MLMIALLLTVLVAVLHLYFLVLEMFLWTRPLGLKTFRNTPEKAETTRVLAANQGLYNGFLAAGIVMGLVIDQPVLVTFSLACVVVAGCYGAYSVSRRIFMIQAVPAILALVVRAVV
- a CDS encoding NTP/NDP exchange transporter, which gives rise to MSAASGKGPLRGLVAALRESPALWWSFLYFFCLLSGYYVLRPVREAMAASADLETVFPPILIGWFDRHGIALKDFVLQFLFTCVFVIMLVLQPVYGWLVSRFPRRVFLPAVYGFFIVTLLGFYALFDSGVPGRGMAFFLWVMVFNLFAVAVFWSFMADVFSNVQARAYYGYIGAAGTVGAFLGPIITSALVMRVGIANLMLVSAGFLLVCLLCIWRLRHWAVLREREQQLVSGEQPMGGSVLDGLKLIVREPLLRWLAVMVVFGVGVGTLLYNQQASIVRAAFTDPAASTAFFSRIDLAVNALALLMQLGLTRWLLSRHGIAPALLIPGFAILIGFSVLAASPMPLMVAVVQVMTRASEFALAKPARETIYTRVDRQWRYKAGAAIDTVVYRGADLSFTWVHKALSLFGSHVVFIGGVLVAGFMTLAAFGVLREEKKLPRDR